One Methylocaldum marinum DNA window includes the following coding sequences:
- a CDS encoding glycosyltransferase: MNDTANSGARSRRRVLFFAEAVTLAHVARPTALAKALDPALYEVHFASDSRYRGLIGELPFVWHPLNTIASKRFLDAVAKAVPVYDIHTLHAYVRDDLALIKDINPELVIGDFRLSLAVSAQLAGIPYMAITNAYWSPYARLTFPVPDLPITRVLGVRAAQGLFDLVRPVAFAYHALPLARVRRYYGLPNLGLDLRRTYTHADYTLYSDIPELVSMADLPSNHHFLGPVLWSPDISLPAWWHRVPDENPVVYVTLGSSGQARLLALVLEALADLPITVVGATAGHTDIRKVPENAFLEDYLPGTEASARASLVICNGGSPTTQQALATGTPVLGLVGNMDQCLNMDAIQRAGAGRTLHAAQVNPAVIREAVLELLSGKNYKDHAEQLSRSFARYNAERRFNALLESVLKTGKIPTSA; the protein is encoded by the coding sequence ATGAACGACACGGCAAACTCCGGTGCGCGGAGCCGGCGACGGGTCCTTTTCTTTGCCGAGGCGGTTACCTTGGCCCATGTGGCGAGACCAACGGCCTTGGCCAAAGCTCTCGATCCCGCGTTATACGAGGTTCATTTCGCCTCCGATTCGAGATACCGCGGGCTGATCGGAGAACTTCCGTTCGTTTGGCATCCGTTAAATACCATTGCCAGCAAGCGATTTCTCGATGCCGTGGCCAAAGCCGTTCCCGTCTATGATATCCACACGCTGCACGCTTATGTCAGGGACGACCTGGCCCTGATCAAGGACATCAATCCCGAGCTTGTCATCGGCGACTTCCGCTTGTCTCTTGCGGTGAGCGCCCAGCTTGCGGGCATTCCCTACATGGCAATTACCAATGCCTATTGGAGTCCTTACGCGCGCTTGACCTTTCCGGTGCCCGACCTCCCCATAACCCGGGTGTTGGGTGTGCGCGCGGCGCAAGGCTTATTTGACCTCGTCCGGCCCGTGGCCTTTGCCTACCATGCCTTGCCCTTGGCGCGTGTTCGGCGGTATTACGGTTTGCCCAACCTCGGTTTAGACTTGCGGCGAACGTACACCCACGCCGATTACACCTTGTATTCGGATATACCCGAACTCGTATCCATGGCGGATTTGCCCTCGAACCATCATTTTCTCGGGCCGGTGTTGTGGTCGCCGGATATTTCGTTGCCGGCGTGGTGGCATCGGGTCCCGGACGAGAATCCGGTGGTTTATGTAACCTTAGGCAGTTCGGGACAAGCTCGATTGCTGGCGCTGGTATTGGAGGCGCTTGCCGATCTGCCGATCACGGTAGTGGGGGCGACGGCGGGGCACACAGATATCAGGAAGGTTCCGGAAAATGCCTTCCTGGAGGATTACCTTCCGGGAACAGAGGCCTCGGCGCGGGCAAGTCTGGTCATCTGTAACGGGGGAAGTCCCACCACCCAGCAAGCACTGGCTACCGGAACTCCCGTTCTGGGTCTCGTCGGCAATATGGATCAATGCCTCAATATGGATGCGATACAGCGGGCAGGTGCGGGAAGAACGCTGCATGCGGCTCAGGTCAATCCGGCGGTGATACGCGAGGCTGTATTGGAACTGCTGTCCGGCAAAAACTATAAGGATCATGCCGAGCAGCTGTCTCGATCCTTTGCTCGATATAACGCCGAAAGGCGCTTCAATGCTTTGCTGGAAAGCGTGCTGAAAACCGGAAAGATCCCTACTTCAGCCTAG